The sequence GGTTCCGGCGTTCGCCCGCCTCGGTTGGGCGCAGGACTACCCGACGCCGGACAACTGGCTCAACCCGCTGTTCGTGTCCACCTCAGGGGACAACCACAGCAAGTACAACAACCCCGCAGTGGACAAGCTGATCGCCGATGCTCAGCGCACGCTGAACAACTCGGAACGGTTGAAGCTGCAACAGCAGGCTGAGGACGCGATCATCGCGGATATGCCGATCATCCCGATGTTCTACTCGAAGTCGGCGCTGACGTATAACGCGACGAAGTTCGCGTCGCCGTTCACCGTCGAGCTTCAGTACGGGTACCCGGCGTGGGAGCTCGTGTCGCTGAAGGCTGCCTAGCCACCAGCTTCGGGGTTACACTTGGAACGGGGAGCCTGCCCTTCGGGGCAGGCGCCCCGTTCCTCGCCTAACGAGAGGGATTGGGGATGAACCGCTACATCATCCGCAGGCTCCTGCAGATGATCCCGGTCGTCATCGGAACGGTCATCCTCCTCTACCTCGCCATGTACGTGCTCCCCGGGGATCCCGTGCAGGCCCTCGTCGGCGAGCGGGCCACCAGTGAAGAGTTCCGCGACGCCGTCATCGAGAAGTATGGGTTGAACGATCCGCTCCCGGTTCGGATCGGCCGCTACTTGAACAACCTGGTCCATTTCGACTTCGGCGAGTCCTCGGTCACCCGCCAGCCGGTCTGGGAGATCATCAAGGAGAAGGTGCCCGTGTCCTTCCGGCTGGCCATAGCCGGATCTTTCTTCCTGGTCGTGTTGGGCCTCAGCACCGGGATGATCTCGGCGGTGAAGAAATACTCGATTGCGGATGCGAGCGTCACGCTCAGCGCGATCATCCTGGTGAGCATCCCCGTATTCGTTCTCGGCGTGCTCCTTCAGATAATGGCCCTGAAGACCAAGGGCACCCTCGGGTTACCCATCACGGGTCTTACCACCTGGAAGCACTACATCTTGCCCGGATTCGTGGTTGCCTCGGTGTCCATGGCGTACGTCGCGCGCCTGCAGCGGACCACCCTGCTCGAGACGCTCGAGACGGATTACGTTCGAACCGCTCGCGCGAAAGGGCTGCGGGAACGACGAGTCATCGTCAATCACGCGTGGCGGAACTCGATCATCCCGGTCGTGACCTACCTGGGCGTCGACATCGGCACGCTCATCGGTGGCGCGATCCTCACCGAGACGGTGTTCAACATCCCAGGCCTCGGACGCCAGCTTGCTTCGTCGATCCAGTCGAAGGACAACCAGGTTGTGCTGGGCATTTCGATATTCGTGGTCTTCGTGTACCTGGTCGCGAACCTCATCGTCGACCTGTTATATGCGGTCATCGATCCCCGGATCCGGTACGACTAGGAGGCACTGTGAGCATCTCCGCTCCGGATATTGAGCTCCAAGCTCACCCGTCGGCGGCCGGCGACGAGGTCGCGAGCCTCAAGGGTGAGGCGTGGCGCCGGTTGCGCAAGAACCGGCTGGCCGTCGCGGGAATCGTGATCATCGCGGTCATCACGCTGTCGGCGATCTTCGCCGATGTGATCGCTACTCAGCCGACCGACGGCTTCGTCGCCGCCGACGCGCGTCAGGGTCCGAGCGCACGCCACTGGTTCGGGACCGACCAGCTCGGCCGGGACATGTTCAGCCGCGTCGTCCACGGCGCGCGATTCTCGCTCATCGTCGGTTTCACCGTCGTCGGGATGATCCTGCTCGTCGGCCTTACGGTCGGCGGCATCGCCGGCTACTACGGGGGCGTCGTCGACTCGATCATGTCGCGTCTCATCGACGTGTTTCTCGCGTTCCCCTATCTGGTCGGTGCGCTGATCTTGGTCACGGCGTTGGGGAAGAGCAAGTTCGCCTTGGTGATCGCTTTAGCGTCTCTCGCGTGGGTAACGATCGCCCGGCTGTTTCGCGGGAGCGTCATTGCGATCAGGAACTCCGAGTTCGTCGACGCCGCTCGGGCGCTCGGAGCCGGGAACGCGAGGATCCTCTTCCGACACGTCTTTCCGAACGCCGTGACCCCTACCCTCGTTTATGCCTGTGCTCTGGTCGGCTCGGTGGTTATCAGTGAGGCGGCGCTCACGTACTTGGGCGCGGGCCTGTCGGAACCGGAAGCGTCCTGGGGGTTGATGATCCGGAACGGTCAGTCCTACCTCACCACCGAGCCGTACATGGTCCTGTTCCCGGGCTTGGCACTTACGCTGACCGTGCTCGGATTCGTGCTCCTGGGCGACGGGCTCCGGGACTCCCTCGACCCGCGCCTCCGGTAACCGTGGCGCTGTCGATCGAGCCCGAACCGCAGCCGTCCAAGGGTCATCTCCTGGAGGTCGAGGACCTCCGGACGTCCTTCCACACGCCATCCGGCATCGTGAAAGCGGTCGACGGCGTGTCGTTCTCGCTGGAGGCAGGAAAGACCCTCGCGATCGTCGGCGAGTCCGGGTCCGGAAAGACGGTCACCGTCCTCTCGATCATGGGCCTCATCGCGAAAGGCACCGGCAGGGTCGAATCGGGAACGGCGATGTTCAAAGGGCGCGATCTGCTCAGGCTGATGCCGGAGGAGGTCCGGCATGTGCGGGGCAAGGAGATCGCGATGATCTTCCAGGACCCCCTCACGGCACTGAACCCCGTCCATAGGATCGGCAACCAGATCATCGAGATGATCCGCGCCCACGAGGACGTTTCGAAGGTCGTCGCGCGGAAGCGCGCCATCGAGCTGCTCGCGACCGTCGGTATCCCGAACCCCGGCGAACGGATACGGATGTATCCGCACGAGTTCTCGGGCGGGATGCGTCAGCGCGCGATGATCGCGATGGCCCTCGCGCTCAACCCGGCGATCCTGATCGCGGACGAGCCGACGACCGCGTTGGACGTGACGGTGCAGGCCCAGATCATCGACCTGCTTCAAGGGTTGCAGCGAGACTTCGGGATGGGGCTCATCCTCATCACCCACGATCTCGGTATCGTCGCGCAGGTCGCGGACGACATCCTGGTGATGTACGCGGGACGGATGGCTGAGCGCGGCAAGCCCG comes from Actinomycetota bacterium and encodes:
- a CDS encoding ABC transporter permease, which translates into the protein MNRYIIRRLLQMIPVVIGTVILLYLAMYVLPGDPVQALVGERATSEEFRDAVIEKYGLNDPLPVRIGRYLNNLVHFDFGESSVTRQPVWEIIKEKVPVSFRLAIAGSFFLVVLGLSTGMISAVKKYSIADASVTLSAIILVSIPVFVLGVLLQIMALKTKGTLGLPITGLTTWKHYILPGFVVASVSMAYVARLQRTTLLETLETDYVRTARAKGLRERRVIVNHAWRNSIIPVVTYLGVDIGTLIGGAILTETVFNIPGLGRQLASSIQSKDNQVVLGISIFVVFVYLVANLIVDLLYAVIDPRIRYD
- a CDS encoding ABC transporter permease gives rise to the protein MSISAPDIELQAHPSAAGDEVASLKGEAWRRLRKNRLAVAGIVIIAVITLSAIFADVIATQPTDGFVAADARQGPSARHWFGTDQLGRDMFSRVVHGARFSLIVGFTVVGMILLVGLTVGGIAGYYGGVVDSIMSRLIDVFLAFPYLVGALILVTALGKSKFALVIALASLAWVTIARLFRGSVIAIRNSEFVDAARALGAGNARILFRHVFPNAVTPTLVYACALVGSVVISEAALTYLGAGLSEPEASWGLMIRNGQSYLTTEPYMVLFPGLALTLTVLGFVLLGDGLRDSLDPRLR
- a CDS encoding ABC transporter ATP-binding protein, with the translated sequence MALSIEPEPQPSKGHLLEVEDLRTSFHTPSGIVKAVDGVSFSLEAGKTLAIVGESGSGKTVTVLSIMGLIAKGTGRVESGTAMFKGRDLLRLMPEEVRHVRGKEIAMIFQDPLTALNPVHRIGNQIIEMIRAHEDVSKVVARKRAIELLATVGIPNPGERIRMYPHEFSGGMRQRAMIAMALALNPAILIADEPTTALDVTVQAQIIDLLQGLQRDFGMGLILITHDLGIVAQVADDILVMYAGRMAERGKPEEIFYRPQHPYTWGLLGSIPRQEAGSEQTRLINIPGMPPSLMRVPSGCPFHPRCHFRFEPCDKERPELEFRGEHEDACFLAPDAKDAGRAEILGVKA